ACTTCGGTCATGAAATCGCTCAGGTTGCCGGCTCCTGtcctcctctgcttccttctaCTGACCAAGGGGTTGGGAGCAGCGCCCCCGGGGCACCCTGAGGCTCAGCCACCTCCCCCCAGCTCTGAGCATAAAGAGCCGGTAGCCGGGGACGCAGTGCTCGGGCCGAAGGATGTTAGCGCCCCAGAGGTCCGAGCCGCTAGGAATTCAGAGCCGCAGGACGAGGGAGAGCTTTTCCAGGGCGTGGATCCCCGGGCGCTGGCCGCGGTGCTGCTGCAGGCACTCGACCGCCCGGCCTCGCCCCCAGCGCCTGGCGGCTCCCAGCAGCGGCCAGAGGAAGAAGCAGCAGAAGCTCTGCTGACCGAGACCGTGCGCAGCCAGACCCACAGTCTCCCAGCGCCAGAGACCCAGGCGCCCGCGGCCCCGCCTCGCCCTCAGACTCAGGAGAATGGTCCCGAGGCGGCCGACCCCTCCGAGGAGCTCGAGGCGCTAGCTTCCCTGCTTCAGGAACTGCGAGATTTCAGTCCGAGCAGTGCCAAGCGCCAGCAAGAGACGGCGGCAGCAGAGACGGAAACCCGCACGCACACGCTGACCCGAGTCAACCTGGAGAGCCCCGGGCCGGAGCGCGTGTGGCGGGCTTCCTGGGGAGAGTTCCAGGCGCGCGTCCCGGAGCGCGCGGCCCTGCCGCCGCCTGCTCCCCCGCAATTCCAGGCGCGTATGCCCGAGAGCGGGCCCCTTCCCGAAGCCCACCAGTTCGGGGAAGGAGTGTCCTCCTCCAAAACACACCTAGGTGAGGCACTGGCACCCTTGTCCAAGGCGTACCAAGGCCTGGGCGCTCCCTTTACCAAGGCGCGCCGGCCGGAGACCTCACTCCTGGGCGGCTCTGAGGCGGGAGAGCGCCTTCTACAGCAAGGGCTGGCGCAGGTGGAAGCCGGGCGGCGGCAGGCGGAGGCCACACGGCAGGCCGCGGCCCAGGAAGAGCGGCTGGCCGACCTCGCCTCCGACCTGCTGCTCCAGTATTTGCTGCAGGGCGGGGCTCGGCAGCGCGGCCTGGGGGGTCGggggctgcagcaggaggaggaGCGAGAGACCGAGAGGGGGCAGGAGGCGGCGGAGCAGGAGAGACGCGGCGGGGAGGAGAGGGCGGGGGAAGAGGATGAGGAGgcggcggaggcggaggcggaggcggaggcggaggagGCGGAGAGGGCGCGACAGAACGCTCTACTGTTCGCCGAGGAGGAGGACGGAGAAGCCGGAGCCGAAGACAAGCGCTCCCAGGAGGAGACGCCCGGCCACCGACGAAAGGAGGCcgagggggcagaggagggcgGGGAGGAGGACGACGACGACGAAGAGATGGACCCGCAGACAATCGATAGCCTCATTGAGCTGTCCACCAAACTCCACCTGCCAGCGGACGACGTGGTCAGCATCATCGAGGAGGTGGAAGAGAAGCGGAAGCGGAAGAAGAACGCCCCTCCCGAGCCTGTGCCGCCCCCCCGGGCCGCCCCCGTCCCCACTCACGCCCGCTCCCCgcagccccagcccctctccccagccccggcTCGGGACGAGCTGCCCGACTGGAACGAGGTGCTCCCGCCCTGGGATCGGGAGGAGGACGAGGTGTTTCCCCCGGGGCCCTACCACCCTTTTCCCAACTACATCCGGCCGCGAACACTGCAGCCACCCGCTGCCTCGCGCCGCCGCCACTACCACCACGCCCTGCCGCCTTCGAGCCACTATCCCGACAGGGAGGCCCAGGCGCGGCGCGCTCAGGAGCAGGCGGAGGCAGAGGAGCGCCGGCTGCAGGAGCAGGAAGAGCTGGAGAATTACATCGAGCACGTGCTGCTCAGGCGCCCGTGACCGGCCCCACCCCCGCGCGCCACCGCGCGCGCCGCCACCCCCCTCCGTGTCGCTCCTTTCCCCTCTCAGTGTTTGCATGCGCCCGGCCCCGCCCTCGGCCgccgcccagccccgcccccgtcCACCCCTCCGCCCGCGGGCCGCCCCGACCCCGGGCTACGCCGGGACCTGTCAGACCTCTTCGTGCGTCGGAAGCCCGAAATCCCAAACTCACTCACGGGTGTCTCGGGGCCAGCAGGGGGGGGGGCGGGTAGTTTGTGCGAGTTCCCTGCCCCCGCGGGGCCCCGTCCCCACCTAGTCCCTCTCGGGATGTCCCGGTCTGAAACCGGAAAAAGGATTTCCAGTTAACTGTGTGAAGAAGTGTCTGTCTCCCGCCCTTTGGGCCTCCCAAGAGCCTCTCCACCCTCTCCGGATCGCTGTGAATTTACCCCTTCTTTCCCTACTCTGTTGTAAATACCCCTCACGGAGGAAATAGTTTTGCTAAGAAATAAAAGTGACTATTTTATTAGGACTTTGTTCTCGGTTATTCACCCGTCCCCTTGGGCCTGCGTGGTCCTTCCCAAGGGGCGGTGAGGGAAGCGCCATCCACAACACCCATCTCCTGCTCAACAGCGAAGGTTGAGTGACAGAACCTCTTTCAACCGTATTC
The sequence above is a segment of the Orcinus orca chromosome 16, mOrcOrc1.1, whole genome shotgun sequence genome. Coding sequences within it:
- the VGF gene encoding neurosecretory protein VGF; the encoded protein is MKSLRLPAPVLLCFLLLTKGLGAAPPGHPEAQPPPPSSEHKEPVAGDAVLGPKDVSAPEVRAARNSEPQDEGELFQGVDPRALAAVLLQALDRPASPPAPGGSQQRPEEEAAEALLTETVRSQTHSLPAPETQAPAAPPRPQTQENGPEAADPSEELEALASLLQELRDFSPSSAKRQQETAAAETETRTHTLTRVNLESPGPERVWRASWGEFQARVPERAALPPPAPPQFQARMPESGPLPEAHQFGEGVSSSKTHLGEALAPLSKAYQGLGAPFTKARRPETSLLGGSEAGERLLQQGLAQVEAGRRQAEATRQAAAQEERLADLASDLLLQYLLQGGARQRGLGGRGLQQEEERETERGQEAAEQERRGGEERAGEEDEEAAEAEAEAEAEEAERARQNALLFAEEEDGEAGAEDKRSQEETPGHRRKEAEGAEEGGEEDDDDEEMDPQTIDSLIELSTKLHLPADDVVSIIEEVEEKRKRKKNAPPEPVPPPRAAPVPTHARSPQPQPLSPAPARDELPDWNEVLPPWDREEDEVFPPGPYHPFPNYIRPRTLQPPAASRRRHYHHALPPSSHYPDREAQARRAQEQAEAEERRLQEQEELENYIEHVLLRRP